A stretch of DNA from Thermodesulfobacteriota bacterium:
GGAAGAGGTCGTAAGGCACTGAGGCCGTAGAGCCCGGAACGTTTGCCACGGTCGTAACGTGTACTATTTCCCTTGACAAGTATAAACAAAGTTGCGTAAGATTTTGTAGACCTTAAGGCAAGGGTGCCGCAAAACCTTTTCATGGTTTATACTGCCCTTGCCGGGCGCCTGTCGACGGGGCGCGGGACAATAAGATAGATAAAAAATACTAAACAAAGGGAGGGCCGCATGACAAAAGCAGAACTAGTTGAAGCTGTCTCCAAAAAGACCGGACTTACGAAGGCCGCGTCGGGAAGGGCCGTGAGCGCTTTCACCGACACAGTCGCCAAGAGCTTGAAGAAGGGGGACACTGTGAGCCTCGTGGGTTTCGGCACTTTCTCGGTGACCAGGAGGAAGGCACGTATGGGAAGAAATCCCC
This window harbors:
- a CDS encoding HU family DNA-binding protein → MKNTKQREGRMTKAELVEAVSKKTGLTKAASGRAVSAFTDTVAKSLKKGDTVSLVGFGTFSVTRRKARMGRNPQTGKAIKIPAARVPKFKAGAGLKQAVKR